A segment of the Streptomyces pactum genome:
CCTTCGGCCGGTTCGCGGCGCTGAGCGACCCGCAGGGCGCGAGCTTCTCGGTGATCGACATCACGCGGACCCGGGGGGAGATGCCGAAGGTCACGGACGTCTCCTGAACCCCGTCCTGGCACCCGGCCGGGCCATGGCATGATCGGGCGCATGCGTGAACGTGTTGTGGCCGCGTGCGACGGGGCTTCGAAGGGAAACCCGGGTCCGGCCGGCTGGGCCTGGGTGGTGGCCGACGCCTCGGAGAGCCCGGTCCGCTGGGAAGCGGGGCCGCTCGGCAAGGCCACCAACAACATCGCCGAACTCACGGCACTGGAGCGCCTGCTGGCCTCGACCGAACCGGACGTACCGCTCGAGGTCCGCATGGACTCGCAGTACGCCATGAAGGCCGTCACCACCTGGCTGCCCAACTGGAAGCGCAACGGGTGGAAGACGGCCGCCGGCAAGCCGGTCGCCAACCGGGAGCTGGTCGTGCGCATCGACGAGCTGCTCGACGGCCGCTCGGTCGAGTTCCGCTACGTGCCCGCACACCAGGTCGACGGTGACCGGCTCAACGACTTCGCCGACCGTGCCGCCAGCCAGGCGGCCGTCGTCCAGGAGCCCGCCGGCAGCGGACTCGGCTCGCCTCAGCCGCCGCCCGCACCGGACGTCCCGGCGGCCGGGAAGGCACCGCGCCGGGGGGCCGGCACGGCCCGGAAGGGCGGCGGTGGCTCGGCGCGGACCATCAAGGCGAAGTTCCCCGGGCGCTGCCTGTGCGGCCGTTCGTACGCGGCCGGGGAGCCCATCGCCAAGAACGACCAGGGCTGGGGCCACCCGGAGTGCCGCACGGCGGCGGCCGGATAGCACCCGGCGGTGCGCGCCGGGCGGGCCGCACGCCGCCGCACTGGAGGGACTGCGCCGGCTCCGGCGCGGGCTGGGACCCAGGGTCGCGCGGACGGTGCGGGCACGGAACCCGGCCGCGCGCGGCCGGGGAGGTGACCCGGCGGAACCGTCCCGACGCGGTGCGGGATCCCGCCGGATGACAGACTGGCGGCATGGACGAGCGCACATTCGACAGGTCGAACCAGCACGCCTCGGTGGTCGGCCTCGGCACCTGGCAACTGGGTGCCGACTGGGGAGACGTCGACGACAAGGAAGCCCTCACGGTGCTGGAGGCGGCGGCCGAGTCGGGGGTGACCTTCTTCGACACCGCCGACGTCTACGGCGACGGACGCAGCGAGGAGACCATCGCCGCGTTCCTGCGCGGCAGGCCCGACCTGCACGTGCTGGTCGCCACGAAGATGGGCCGCCGGGTCGAGCAGATCCCGCAGAACTACGTACTCGACAACTTCCGGGAGTGGAACGACCGCTCCCGCCGCAACCTCGGCGTCGACGTCGTCGACCTGGTGCAGTTGCACTGCCCGCCGACCCCCGTCTACTCCAGTGACGAGGTGTTCGACGCCCTGGACACCCTGGTGGCGGAGGAGCGCATCGCCGCGTACGGCGTCAGCGTGGAGACGTGCGAGGAGGCCCTGACCGCGATCGCCCGGCCGAACGTGACCAGCGTGCAGATCATCCTCAATCCGTTCCGCATGAAGCCCCTGCGCGAGGTCCTGCCCGCCGCACGGGAGGCGGGCGTCGGCATCATCGCCCGAGTGCCGCTGGCCTCCGGTCTGCTGTCCGGCAAGTACACCCGGGACACGGTCTTCGCCGCCAACGACCACCGCAGCTTCAACCGGCACGGCGAGGCCTTCGACCAGGGCGAGACCTTCTCCGGCGTCGACTTCGCCACGGGCGTGGAGGCCGCGGCCGAGTTCGCCGCACTCGCCCCCGAGGGATACACCCCGGCCCAGTTGGCACTGCGCTGGATCATCCAGCAGCCCGGTGTGACCACCGTCATCCCCGGCGCCCGTTCGCCCGAGCAGGCCCGCGCCAACACGGACGCCGCCCGGCTGCCGGAGCTGTCCGAGGACACGCTCGCGGCGATCCGCGACCTCTACGACCGTCGCGTCAAGGAGCAGGTCGAGGGCCGCTGGTAGGCGCCGCCCACGGTCCTCACGGCACCAGGAGCAGTTGCCGTTCCCGCTCCTGGTCGCCGGCGGCCGCCCCCTCGTCCCGCGTGGTGAACGCGCGGGACAGCGTCTCACTGGCCGCCTCGACGGCCTGCGGCGTGCCCTGGACGGTGACCGCCACCGGCGCGGACAGCGGGGTGCCCGCCGCTCGCGGTGCCGACGACGCCTCCGGCGTGGCCGGGGAGTCGAAGGTCGCGGTGCGCACGGTCGCCCGCTCGTCGGCCGGCATGCCGTCGGGTGCGCCGAAGACGCCCTCCAGCGCGCGGACGATCGCCCGCGCGTCGTCGATGCCGCCACCGCTGAGTGTCACGGTGAGCTGAGTGTCGGACATCCTTCGCCTTCCTCCCGGGCCTGCCTCGGTCCCGGCCCGTGTAACCGTCCGCTGATCGCTCAAACCGGACGCCGCCGCCCCGTCACGGCGCCTGCGTGCGGGGAACCCGGGAAGAGGGAAGGGAACACAGGCCGCGGTAACCGGGAGGATCAGTGACGGAAATGGACCGGACGGCGCACTCGGACCGGCGCAGGGGGCGCGACGAGACCGAGGAGGAGCGGGCGGACCGGATGTGGACGGACCTGATCCAGGAGGTCCGCGTCGCGCAGATGGGCGTGCAGATCCTGTTCGCCTTCCTGTTGACCGTCGTGTTCACCCCGAAGTACGACGACCTCTCGGACACGAACCAGACGATCTATCTGGTGACGGTGGTCCTGGGGGCCGTGACGACCGGCGCCCTGATCGGACCGGTGTCCCTGCACCGCATCGTCTCCGGACGGCGCGTGAAACCCCAGGCCGTGCGGTGGGCGTCCCGGCTCACCCTGCTCGGCCTGGTGCTGCTGCTCGCCACGATGACGGCGTCGCTCCTGCTGATCCTGCGCGTCGCGACCGACGACGGCTTCGTGCCGTACCTCGTCACCGGCGTGGTGATCTGGTACCTCGTGTGCTGGTTCGGGATCCCCCTGTGGACCCGGCACCGTCACACCTCGCGCTGATGTCCCGGTCAGCCCTCGGCCATGAGCTCCGCGAGGAAGTCGTCGACATGGAACCGCTCTCCGCCCGGCCGGACCACGGCGTGGGTCTGGCGCAGGAAGGCCTCCACGGCCGCGGCCCACACGAACACCACGGCGCGGTGGCGTTCCCCGTCCGGCCGGGCGTCGCCCAGCAGTTCGATGCGCAGTTCGTCCCACAGGCCGCGCGACTCGGGGCGCAGCCGGACGTCGCCCACGCCGACCGGGCGGGTGAGCCCCTCGCCCACCATCTCCCGGTCCAGCGTCCAGCGGGCGAGGACGCGGCCGTCGTGGCTGAAGACCACGGTGAGCGCGAAGGGGTCCGCGGCCTCGTAGCTCAGGTGGGCCAGCACGGGGAAGCGGTCGGCGTCGCCCGCCTGGAGCTGCACCACCAGGGTCTTGTGCACGAGGGAATTCACGACGGAGGCCTCCAGGGGAATGGACGTAGAGCCCTCTAGTACCCCGCCCGCCCGCAAGATGCTCAGGCGGACGGGTGATTCGCCCGCGCCGGGTTTCCGAACGGCGTTCAGGACCGGCCCAGTGCCTCGCGCAGCGCGGGCAGCAGGGTCTTCTCCGACCAGTCGAGGAAGGCGGGTTGCGTCTCGCCGCCGATCTGCACCAGGGCGACCTCGGTGAACCCGGCCTCGGCGTACGGGCGTACGGCCGCCACGAAGGCGTCCGGGTCGTCGCCGCAGGGGATCGACTCGGCGACATCGTCCGGAGTCACGAACTGGGTGGCGGCCTCGAAGGAATCCGGGTGCGGCAGTTCGGCGTTGACCTTCCAGCCGCTGCCGAACCAGCGGAACTGCGCGTGGGCGCGCTTGATCGCCGTGTCCCGGTCCGGGTCGTAGGACACCGGAAGCTGGCCGACGCGCGGCTTGCCCGTGCCGCCGTGCCGGTCGAATGCCTCCAGCAGCCCCGGCTTGGGCTCGGTGGCGATCACCAGGTCGGCGTGCTCACCCGCGAGCGCGCAGGAGCGCTCGCCGGAGACGGCGATCCCGATGGGCGGCGCGCTGTCCGGCAGATCCCACAGCCGGGCCGACTCCACGTCGAAGTGCGCGCCGCGATGGTTCACATGGCCGCCCTCGAACAGCGCCCGGATGATTTCCACGGCCTCCCGGAGCATCTCGTGCCGCACGTCCACGGACGGCCAGCCACCGCCGACCACGTGCTCGTTGAGGTTCTCGCCCGAGCCGAGCCCCAGCCGGAACCGGCCCTCGGACAGCAACTGCAGTGTCGCCGCCTTCTGCGCCACCACCGCCGGGTGATAGCGGAACGTCGGACACGTCACGTACGTCATCAGCGGGATGCGGGAGGTCGCCTGCGCCGCGGCGCCCAGCACGCTCCACGCGTACGGCGCGTGTCCCTGGGAGCGCAGCCACGGGAAGTAGTGGTCCGAGGTCACCGAGAAGTCGAACCCCACTTCTTCGGCCCGCACAAGATGGCCGACGAGTTCGCGGGGGCCGGCCTGCTCGGTCATCATCGTGTATCCGATTTGCACCATAACGTGCGAGTCCCCGCACGGGCGGAGCGAAAACGGGACGATGACGGTCAGGCCGAGTCCTCCCGGAACGTCTTGAGGAAGGCGGCGAGCGCTCGCTCGTTCGCCGTGTCGTCCCAGTCGTCGGCCGGTGTCGTCCAGCGCAGCGAGAAACTGCGTCCGCCGCCGAGGAGGTAGCCGCGGCCGAAGGTGCGCAGCCGGGTGCCGCCGTCCCGGGCGACCCACTCCATGTCGGCGGCCTCCCGTCCCCGGTACGTCGTCGCGCGGATCTCGCCGATCCTGCGGTAGTCGCCCGACCCCGACAGACCGGGCTCGACGTCGTCGCGCCAGACCGCGACGGGATCCGCGCCCGCGCGCTCGCTGTAGGTGACCGCGAGGGTGCGGGGGTCGCCGGACGAGCCGAAGACGACCCGGTACGCCGCGTTCGGCACCCGCGAGGTGTCCAGCCGCCGCCAGCCCTCGGGGAGGGCGACGGAGAACCCTTCCGGCGCGTCGTAGCGGCGGAACCCGGCCGGTACGGCGCCGCCCGGCTCGTCCGGCTCGCCAGGTCTGTCCCCTCCGTCAGGCCCGTCAGACCCGTCAGGCCCGTCAGACCCGTCAGGCTCGTCAGACTCGTCCGGCTTCGACGGTGAGGGTGTCGCGCTCGGCGAGGGGCCGGAGGGAGGAGGGGCGGTGCCGTCGGCGGGCGGCGAGGCGGGGGCCGAGGGGCGCTGCTCGGCGCCGGTGGTGGAGCCGCCGTCCGGGCCGGGCAGACCGCGGGTGACGGCGAGCACGGCGACGGTGACCGTGACGACGGCCAGGGTGGTGCCCGCGAGCATCGTCCGCCGGTGCCATCGCCGGCTCACCTGCCGGGCCGCGGCGTACGCGCCCCGCAGCCGGGGGCGGGGCACCTGGCGCACGGCGGCTTCGGGATCCTCCGTCAGCACCCGGACCAGAGCCTCGCGGACCACCGGCCGGGTCAGCCGCTCCCGCGAGTTCTTGCGCAGCAGGCCCTGCACGACCCGGGTGAGCGGACCGGCGCGCACCGGCGTGCGCAGCGGCAGCCGGTCCACGCCCTTCAGCGTGGTCTCGGGCCGGCCCCGGTCGCGGAACGGCGGACGGCCCTCGACCATCGTGTAGAGGATCGCGCCCAGCGTCCACAGATCGGCCGCGGGCCCGATCCGCTCGTCCCGGGCCTGCTCGGGCGAGGCGTACGAGGGTGCGGTGAGCCGCGGCGCGAGGGTGGCGCCGGCCAGCCCGAAGCCGGTGACGACGACGGATCCCTCCTCGCCCACGAACACCTGCCCCGGGCTCAGCTCGCCGTGGGTGACACCGAGGTCGTGCGCCGCCTCCAGCACGTCCAGCAGTTGCAGGCCGATGCGTGCCGCCCGCACGTAGTTGAACGTGCCCTGCCGGTCCAGGAGCTCGGCGAGCGGTACGCCGCCGACCCATTCGGTCACCGTCCACAGGACGCCGTCCGCCACGACCACGTCGACCACCGCGGGGATCCGCCCGGGGCACAGCGACAGCATCGTCTCGCAGGTGCGGACCACCCGGCCGGGGGCCCGGCGAGCGGTCTCACCGGTCTCATCGTGCTCCTGCGGGAGCCCGACCTGCGTCACCAGGCACGGGCGGCCCGTACCGGTGTCCTCACCGGACCAGCAGACGCGGTTCGTTTCACGGTGGACGACCTCGAGAAGGCGGTACCGACCGGCGACCAACTCGTGTGCGGTGACGTGCGCCCTGCCCATGGCCATCCCTCGTTCGCACCACTGGCTCTCAGCTTGCCCAGAGGTACGGCCGGCGGGGCGCGACGCGTTCAACGAATGTGCGATCCGGGGTCATTTCTGACCCTTCTTCAAAAGCGGCGAACGCCCGTACGACGGCGAATGCGGGAAAGGCGGCCGTGCGGGCCCGCACCGCTCCTGAACTGGGCACCACCGCGCGACCGCGCGACCGCAATTCCGCCGGTGGCTGACGCGGCACCGGAATTACGGTGCCGACCTGCTGGTAACCCGCGGTAATTATCTGTCGCGCGCGGGAAACCCGCGTCAGCGCAGCCCGAAACGGTCCGCCCAGGCCGTCACGTCGGCCGTCGTGGCGTTGCCTCCGCACACAACCAGCCCGATCCGGGCGCCGTCACCGACCCGTTCCACCACGCGCCGGGCCGCCGGCAGCAGGCAGCCGGCGGCCGGCTCGGTCCACACCTTCCCGTGCTCGGCGAGGGCGAGCGAACCCTCCACGGCCTCCCGGTCCGGTACCACCAACACCTCGCCGACCAGCGCCGACACATGGTCGTACGTGAGCTGTGAGACGGACGGGGCGCTGAGCGTGGTGACGATCGAGGACAGGGCCACGGGGAGCGGCCCGCCCGCCGCCAGCGCCCGCGACATCGCCTCGGCGCCCTCGGTCTCCACGCCCCACACCCGCACGTCCGGCCGCAGCGCCCGCAGCGCCGCCGCCACGCCCGCGATCAGCCCGCCGCCCCCGATGCTCACGACCACGTCCGTGAGCTCCCCGGCGTCCTCGGCGAACTCCAGCCCGACGGTGCCCTGCCCCGCGATCACCACGGGGTCGTCGAAGGGGTGGACCAGCGTCAGGCCCTCCTCCCGCAGTCGGGTCACCAGCGCGAAGGCACTGTCCATGCCGTCGGTGAGCCGCACCAGCGCGCCCGCCTCCTCGGCGGTCTCCACCGAACGGGCCGGTGCCGTGCGCGGCATGACCACCGTGGCCTTCACGTCGAGGGCGGCGGCCATGACCGCCACGGCGATGCCGTGGTTGCCGCCGCTGACCGCGACGACACCGGCGGCCCGCTCGGCCTCGGTCAGCGACAGCAGCTTCGCCGTCGCGCCGCGTGCCTTGAACGACCCCGTGCGCTGAAGCAGTTCCAGTTTCGTGGTGACCGGGACCCCGAGCAGCGCGGACAGCCCGGGGCTGGGCACGGTCGGGGTGCGTACGACATGTCCGGCGATCCGCTCGGCCGCGGCTTCGATCTCCGTGATCCCGATCAAGGCAGTCATCCTTCCGGCGCGGGGCGGTGATCCGCGCCCCTTCGCACCCTTTCGCGCGACGCGCCCAAGGTCAACACGGTTCCCGAGGACGCGGGCCGCCTCAGTGCTGCTGCGCCTTCGGCGGCGTCACCTCACTCGGCCGGACCACGACGTAGCCCTGGCCCTGAAGCAGCAGTTGCACGGCCTCACCGGAACCGCCGCGCAGCATCGAGCCGATGGACTGCGAACGGTGCAGGGAGGTCGAAAGCCCGGCCGACCAGCCGACGATCGCGTCGGTGTCGACGTAGACCGGGTACTGGGGCGAGACCGGGATGACCAGCGGACTGCCGTCGCACACCAGCCCCAGCCTGCCGTGCCCCGTGAAGACGCTGTTGAACAGCCCGCCGCCGGTGATGCCGGCGCCCTTGACCGTGGCGATGCGGTACGACAACGAGGAGTCGAAACACAGGACGTTGCGGCCGTTGACCGTGAACTCGTCGCCGGGCTCCACCTCGACGATGAAGCAGTTCTGCGCCTCGTGCGCGAACCAGGCCTCGCCCTGTCCGCGCACCGCCATCAGGGGCAGCCCCTCACCGGTGACCGCGCGCTTGAGCATGCCGCCCACGCCCTGGCCCTTGCGCTCGAACTGGAGATTGCCGCGGTAGGCGACCATCGCACCCTGCCGGGCCAGCATCTCGCCGTTCACCGTGTAACGGACGCATTTGGAGTTCTCGACGGTCATGCCCGGCGCCGTGGCGGGCTGAACCATGTGCTCGCTGGAAAAGAGATCACCCTTCATACGGGCATCCTGGCCCGGAGCGTCCCGTTCCGCCAAGATCGTGTGCCGGAAACCGTGTTCAGCCGCCGAAGAGCTGGGTCCAGTACGTACCCGCCCGGCCCCCGCCGGCGAGGCCGACGCCGATGTGGGTGAAGTCGGCCTTGAGGATGTTGGCGCGGTGTCCGGGGCTGTTCATCCAGCCCTCCACCACGTCGGCGGGGCAACGCGGACCGCAGGCTATGTTCTCGCCGACCGTGCGCCGGGTGGCGCCCGCGGCGGCCGCGCGGTCCCAGGGCTCGCCGCCGTCCGGGTCGGTGTGCGAGTAGAAGTCGCGGGCCACCATGTCGGCGCTGTGCGCCTGCGCGGCGCGGGCCAGGCGGGTGTCGACGGCCAGTGCGGGCAGACCGGCCCGGGTCCGCTCCCGGTTGGTGAGGCCGACGACCTCGGCCGTCGTGCGGGCCAGACCGTCCGGGGTGAACGGTACGGCCCACAGCACGGTCCAGTACGTGTCGCCCGAGGGCCCGCCGGTGACGTACGCCCAGCCGGCGTGCGTGAAGGCGGAGCCGTGCAGCGTGCGCCGGGTCCGCTCGGTGCGCAGGCAGTACGCGATGAACTCGGCGGGTGTGCGCGGGCCCGACACCAGGTGCTCGCCGACGGTGAGATACGCGTACCCGGCCGAGACGACGCGCTGGTGGACGAAGACGCCGTCCCGGGTCTCGAGGCTCAGCGCGCCCGCGGCGGCCATGGCGGCGGCGTGGGCACGGGCCGCGGAGGCCAGGCGTGCGTCGGCCGACACGGGACGGGAACCGGCGGCGGCCCGGGTGGAGTTCACCAGGTCCAGGAAGCCGTCGGAGGCCGCCGGGGGCGGCGCGGAGGTGGCGAGGGGTGTGGTCGGTGTGGTCGGTGCGGTCGGCGCCCGGTCGTCGGGCGCCGGGGAGTCGTCGACGACCTCCACCCCGAAGTCCCGGGCGAGTCCGGCGAGCCCGTCGGCGTACCCCTGCCCCAGAGCACGCAACTTCCAGCCCTCGCCACGCCGGTAGAACTCCGCGAGCAGCAGCACGGTCTCCTGGCGGGGGCGCGGCGGCGTGAACCGGGTCAGCGCCCGGCCGCGCGCGTCGGTGACGTGGAGGGTGGGGGAGGGGAGTGCGCCCAGGGCGGTCCCGGGGTCCGAGGGGCTCACCGCCACCGTCACCCGGGTCGCACCGGGGCGCAGCCGGGAGGGATCGACGGTGAGTGTGTCGTCCCGCAACCGGGCGCCGGGGGCCTCCGGCTGGTTGTAGAAGACGAAGTCGCCGTCACCGCCCACCTTGCCGCCGTCATCGGTGACGAGCGCCGACACGTCGAAGCCGCCGGGCACCCGCACGCTCACGGGCCCGTCCGGCAGGGGGACGTTGCCCCCGGGAAC
Coding sequences within it:
- a CDS encoding ribonuclease H family protein yields the protein MIGRMRERVVAACDGASKGNPGPAGWAWVVADASESPVRWEAGPLGKATNNIAELTALERLLASTEPDVPLEVRMDSQYAMKAVTTWLPNWKRNGWKTAAGKPVANRELVVRIDELLDGRSVEFRYVPAHQVDGDRLNDFADRAASQAAVVQEPAGSGLGSPQPPPAPDVPAAGKAPRRGAGTARKGGGGSARTIKAKFPGRCLCGRSYAAGEPIAKNDQGWGHPECRTAAAG
- a CDS encoding aldo/keto reductase → MDERTFDRSNQHASVVGLGTWQLGADWGDVDDKEALTVLEAAAESGVTFFDTADVYGDGRSEETIAAFLRGRPDLHVLVATKMGRRVEQIPQNYVLDNFREWNDRSRRNLGVDVVDLVQLHCPPTPVYSSDEVFDALDTLVAEERIAAYGVSVETCEEALTAIARPNVTSVQIILNPFRMKPLREVLPAAREAGVGIIARVPLASGLLSGKYTRDTVFAANDHRSFNRHGEAFDQGETFSGVDFATGVEAAAEFAALAPEGYTPAQLALRWIIQQPGVTTVIPGARSPEQARANTDAARLPELSEDTLAAIRDLYDRRVKEQVEGRW
- a CDS encoding DUF6328 family protein, translating into MDRTAHSDRRRGRDETEEERADRMWTDLIQEVRVAQMGVQILFAFLLTVVFTPKYDDLSDTNQTIYLVTVVLGAVTTGALIGPVSLHRIVSGRRVKPQAVRWASRLTLLGLVLLLATMTASLLLILRVATDDGFVPYLVTGVVIWYLVCWFGIPLWTRHRHTSR
- a CDS encoding SsgA family sporulation/cell division regulator, which encodes MNSLVHKTLVVQLQAGDADRFPVLAHLSYEAADPFALTVVFSHDGRVLARWTLDREMVGEGLTRPVGVGDVRLRPESRGLWDELRIELLGDARPDGERHRAVVFVWAAAVEAFLRQTHAVVRPGGERFHVDDFLAELMAEG
- a CDS encoding LLM class F420-dependent oxidoreductase codes for the protein MVQIGYTMMTEQAGPRELVGHLVRAEEVGFDFSVTSDHYFPWLRSQGHAPYAWSVLGAAAQATSRIPLMTYVTCPTFRYHPAVVAQKAATLQLLSEGRFRLGLGSGENLNEHVVGGGWPSVDVRHEMLREAVEIIRALFEGGHVNHRGAHFDVESARLWDLPDSAPPIGIAVSGERSCALAGEHADLVIATEPKPGLLEAFDRHGGTGKPRVGQLPVSYDPDRDTAIKRAHAQFRWFGSGWKVNAELPHPDSFEAATQFVTPDDVAESIPCGDDPDAFVAAVRPYAEAGFTEVALVQIGGETQPAFLDWSEKTLLPALREALGRS
- a CDS encoding serine/threonine protein kinase, producing the protein MGRAHVTAHELVAGRYRLLEVVHRETNRVCWSGEDTGTGRPCLVTQVGLPQEHDETGETARRAPGRVVRTCETMLSLCPGRIPAVVDVVVADGVLWTVTEWVGGVPLAELLDRQGTFNYVRAARIGLQLLDVLEAAHDLGVTHGELSPGQVFVGEEGSVVVTGFGLAGATLAPRLTAPSYASPEQARDERIGPAADLWTLGAILYTMVEGRPPFRDRGRPETTLKGVDRLPLRTPVRAGPLTRVVQGLLRKNSRERLTRPVVREALVRVLTEDPEAAVRQVPRPRLRGAYAAARQVSRRWHRRTMLAGTTLAVVTVTVAVLAVTRGLPGPDGGSTTGAEQRPSAPASPPADGTAPPPSGPSPSATPSPSKPDESDEPDGSDGPDGSDGPDGGDRPGEPDEPGGAVPAGFRRYDAPEGFSVALPEGWRRLDTSRVPNAAYRVVFGSSGDPRTLAVTYSERAGADPVAVWRDDVEPGLSGSGDYRRIGEIRATTYRGREAADMEWVARDGGTRLRTFGRGYLLGGGRSFSLRWTTPADDWDDTANERALAAFLKTFREDSA
- a CDS encoding threonine/serine dehydratase codes for the protein MIGITEIEAAAERIAGHVVRTPTVPSPGLSALLGVPVTTKLELLQRTGSFKARGATAKLLSLTEAERAAGVVAVSGGNHGIAVAVMAAALDVKATVVMPRTAPARSVETAEEAGALVRLTDGMDSAFALVTRLREEGLTLVHPFDDPVVIAGQGTVGLEFAEDAGELTDVVVSIGGGGLIAGVAAALRALRPDVRVWGVETEGAEAMSRALAAGGPLPVALSSIVTTLSAPSVSQLTYDHVSALVGEVLVVPDREAVEGSLALAEHGKVWTEPAAGCLLPAARRVVERVGDGARIGLVVCGGNATTADVTAWADRFGLR
- a CDS encoding AIM24 family protein, encoding MKGDLFSSEHMVQPATAPGMTVENSKCVRYTVNGEMLARQGAMVAYRGNLQFERKGQGVGGMLKRAVTGEGLPLMAVRGQGEAWFAHEAQNCFIVEVEPGDEFTVNGRNVLCFDSSLSYRIATVKGAGITGGGLFNSVFTGHGRLGLVCDGSPLVIPVSPQYPVYVDTDAIVGWSAGLSTSLHRSQSIGSMLRGGSGEAVQLLLQGQGYVVVRPSEVTPPKAQQH
- a CDS encoding CAP domain-containing protein, translated to MSELVPGGNVPLPDGPVSVRVPGGFDVSALVTDDGGKVGGDGDFVFYNQPEAPGARLRDDTLTVDPSRLRPGATRVTVAVSPSDPGTALGALPSPTLHVTDARGRALTRFTPPRPRQETVLLLAEFYRRGEGWKLRALGQGYADGLAGLARDFGVEVVDDSPAPDDRAPTAPTTPTTPLATSAPPPAASDGFLDLVNSTRAAAGSRPVSADARLASAARAHAAAMAAAGALSLETRDGVFVHQRVVSAGYAYLTVGEHLVSGPRTPAEFIAYCLRTERTRRTLHGSAFTHAGWAYVTGGPSGDTYWTVLWAVPFTPDGLARTTAEVVGLTNRERTRAGLPALAVDTRLARAAQAHSADMVARDFYSHTDPDGGEPWDRAAAAGATRRTVGENIACGPRCPADVVEGWMNSPGHRANILKADFTHIGVGLAGGGRAGTYWTQLFGG